The Actinomyces sp. oral taxon 414 genome has a segment encoding these proteins:
- a CDS encoding FHA domain-containing protein, producing MAVSNPNIAFPRKNLIIGSAPDAGIQVRESSVERQHAKIYRQSNGRWMISDLGTASGTLVNDRRISLAALREGDVVTIGSKSLVWPKDFIQVQAPSDPLPTSQVQEVQQTPQAQQAQLLPAPLPTTTTKRRFSIGAGAQADIQIDDPGVEREHAILERNSDATWMIFDRGTTTGTFIDGNPIALARLRTGSKVTLGGLTLEWPEDFILGRPLTKAHKAADRGVVFSEAIICNPGESTPQLETGYVNFKRGTLTAIIGPSGIGKSTLCRALLGEAEIVSGTVTVGSRQITSGQAPNPNEVSFVPQDTCLLEDLTVRQTLDFTVRVRNAHTRTAAQCADEIKRILSSLNLTDVMDREVSKLSGGQKKRLSVAQELISRPTLLILDEPTSGLDDGLDEELMSHLHAISRSPSLPTVLIVTHATSHLNKADNVCAVGVHPDSSESSREPRKAKAIVRFMGQPDSLLRSLGVRTFTKCMNILRDNDGVAPGSQITETRRRATKSTFHSLGNRGRMQPMLRRERIRYPFHHLLRDSLSVTLLLSLLILICGNGLGTATLRDNEEILNSIAILVLILCFWSLYLPVMRIVRDWPITRREQRWGVSARLHLAARIIWDLPGVIAVPVATVIIIKYAAPLVKESPELSWGSTGRTVLILVFTCLCCYMIGTLIGAISPKGVPAIQWVIFAISVMVAFSGFVIPLKDQAFLDTLSRVIPSRLAIAELTSILDAEQALGAPVFDPLQSASAQQQFIMFVTIVVVGMISLCVAGRAMDTTMRKLDRKD from the coding sequence ATGGCAGTGTCAAACCCTAACATCGCGTTCCCTCGGAAGAATTTAATCATCGGGTCGGCCCCCGATGCAGGCATCCAAGTACGTGAATCGAGCGTAGAACGCCAGCACGCCAAAATTTACCGGCAATCCAACGGAAGATGGATGATATCCGACCTGGGAACGGCATCGGGGACCCTGGTCAATGATAGGAGAATCAGTCTGGCCGCGCTTCGCGAGGGGGACGTCGTCACCATAGGAAGTAAATCTTTAGTCTGGCCGAAGGACTTCATTCAGGTGCAAGCACCGAGCGACCCCCTGCCGACCTCGCAGGTTCAGGAGGTCCAACAGACCCCGCAGGCGCAGCAGGCCCAGCTGCTCCCGGCACCGCTGCCCACGACCACAACTAAACGGCGCTTCAGTATTGGCGCCGGAGCGCAGGCAGACATTCAAATCGACGACCCCGGCGTCGAGAGAGAGCACGCCATTCTGGAGCGCAATTCGGACGCCACGTGGATGATCTTCGATCGCGGGACGACCACTGGAACTTTCATCGACGGCAATCCCATCGCTCTTGCGCGCCTCAGGACCGGCTCCAAGGTCACGCTCGGCGGCCTAACGCTGGAATGGCCAGAAGATTTCATACTCGGCCGCCCACTCACCAAAGCACACAAGGCGGCGGATCGGGGGGTCGTCTTCTCCGAGGCCATCATTTGCAACCCAGGCGAGTCGACACCGCAGTTGGAAACAGGATATGTGAACTTCAAGAGGGGAACCCTGACTGCAATTATCGGACCGTCCGGTATTGGAAAATCAACTCTATGCAGAGCACTTCTGGGGGAGGCTGAAATAGTCTCAGGGACCGTAACCGTCGGAAGCAGGCAGATAACGAGCGGTCAAGCACCTAATCCTAATGAAGTAAGTTTCGTGCCCCAGGACACGTGCCTGCTCGAGGACCTGACGGTTCGACAGACCCTCGATTTCACAGTCCGGGTCAGAAATGCACACACGCGGACAGCCGCACAATGCGCCGATGAGATTAAGCGCATCCTGTCCTCCCTCAACCTCACCGATGTTATGGACAGGGAGGTGTCTAAACTCTCGGGAGGCCAGAAGAAGCGGCTATCGGTCGCGCAGGAACTTATCAGCCGGCCAACCCTGCTGATCCTTGATGAGCCGACATCGGGTCTCGACGATGGCCTCGACGAAGAACTCATGTCTCATTTGCACGCGATATCGCGCTCCCCCTCACTGCCCACGGTGCTTATCGTCACTCACGCGACCAGCCATTTGAATAAAGCCGATAATGTTTGCGCCGTGGGCGTGCACCCCGATTCATCGGAATCTAGCCGCGAACCTCGCAAGGCTAAGGCGATTGTGCGCTTCATGGGTCAACCCGATTCTCTCCTAAGAAGCCTCGGAGTACGAACCTTTACAAAATGCATGAACATTCTCCGCGATAACGATGGTGTAGCCCCTGGATCGCAGATAACCGAGACTCGACGAAGGGCGACGAAATCAACCTTCCATTCACTCGGCAATCGCGGCCGGATGCAACCCATGCTGAGACGAGAGCGGATACGATATCCATTTCATCATCTGCTGCGCGATTCACTGAGCGTCACCTTGCTGCTCTCGCTCCTAATCCTCATCTGCGGAAATGGACTCGGGACGGCGACGCTGAGAGACAACGAGGAGATACTGAACTCAATCGCCATCCTGGTTCTTATACTCTGCTTCTGGTCGCTCTACCTACCTGTCATGAGGATAGTCCGCGACTGGCCCATCACTAGGCGAGAACAGCGATGGGGAGTATCAGCCAGGCTGCATCTTGCCGCACGCATCATCTGGGATCTTCCCGGGGTCATCGCCGTGCCCGTTGCCACTGTTATAATCATCAAGTACGCCGCCCCCCTCGTTAAGGAATCCCCGGAGCTGAGTTGGGGATCAACCGGAAGAACGGTACTGATTCTCGTATTCACATGCCTCTGCTGTTATATGATTGGAACCCTCATCGGCGCAATAAGCCCCAAGGGAGTGCCAGCAATCCAGTGGGTGATATTCGCAATATCGGTGATGGTAGCATTCTCCGGGTTCGTCATTCCTCTGAAGGACCAGGCGTTTCTGGACACACTTTCTCGCGTCATTCCCTCCCGTCTGGCCATTGCCGAACTCACTTCGATCCTGGATGCGGAACAGGCGCTCGGAGCTCCGGTGTTCGACCCCCTGCAATCAGCATCAGCACAACAGCAGTTCATCATGTTCGTGACCATTGTCGTAGTCGGAATGATCAGCCTGTGCGTGGCCGGACGCGCAATGGACACCACAATGAGAAAACTGGACAGAAAGGATTGA
- a CDS encoding PP2C family protein-serine/threonine phosphatase: MMTTQADSAPGTTARAVTATICGQTEVGPVRPGNQDAIVVASAVAAVTGTRLTWTGRVLEAGAVVAVVDGMGGYAGGADAAVLAATALAEADPGRAPEDWDAWFEALSGRITRAGRAWDTPEMGATAAVLAIRPAGLVMANVGDCRIYRVAGGRLGRMSIDDRTQDPGSSAVTQALGGSARIDAHVWEQDLKGGTERYVLCTDGVWGALEPAELRGLCASDRAPDRVVDAVVSAIYARRAGDNCSVVVADITSAPVEGVRGRHLAASPVRSVAVETAPAGRGRRAAR, translated from the coding sequence ATGATGACCACCCAAGCGGATTCGGCCCCCGGAACGACGGCGCGCGCCGTCACGGCCACGATCTGCGGCCAGACCGAGGTCGGCCCGGTGCGCCCGGGCAACCAGGACGCCATCGTCGTCGCCTCCGCCGTCGCCGCCGTCACCGGCACCCGGCTGACGTGGACCGGCCGGGTACTGGAGGCGGGCGCGGTGGTGGCCGTCGTCGACGGCATGGGCGGCTACGCGGGCGGCGCCGACGCGGCGGTGCTGGCGGCCACGGCCCTGGCCGAGGCGGACCCGGGCCGGGCCCCGGAGGACTGGGACGCCTGGTTCGAGGCGCTGTCGGGCCGCATCACCCGGGCGGGCCGCGCCTGGGACACCCCGGAGATGGGGGCCACGGCGGCGGTCCTGGCGATCAGGCCCGCCGGACTGGTCATGGCCAATGTCGGCGACTGTCGGATCTACCGGGTGGCCGGCGGGCGCCTGGGGCGCATGAGCATCGACGACCGCACGCAGGATCCCGGCTCCTCCGCCGTCACCCAGGCCCTGGGCGGTTCGGCGCGGATCGACGCCCACGTGTGGGAGCAGGACCTCAAGGGCGGCACGGAGCGCTACGTGCTGTGCACCGACGGCGTGTGGGGCGCGCTCGAGCCCGCGGAGCTGCGCGGGCTGTGCGCCTCGGACCGCGCTCCCGACCGGGTCGTCGACGCCGTCGTCTCGGCGATCTACGCCCGGCGGGCCGGCGACAACTGCTCCGTCGTCGTAGCGGACATCACCTCCGCCCCGGTCGAGGGCGTCCGCGGCCGCCACCTCGCCGCCTCCCCGGTGCGGTCGGTCGCCGTCGAGACGGCCCCCGCGGGCCGCGGCCGGAGGGCGGCCAGATGA
- a CDS encoding helicase HerA domain-containing protein, which yields MTVDARTRASSRCYRLDRLVRADEPAAVCAAVSGRLLGVVATLEPDARLTLTMSARRLGAVTILLHASGVGPEFGDDLAWCCRRIHVWAEESDPPQIPRPARLYEIVAATEERERWPVRADAAPDPAPDPCASGSLATLDPPPTTPHGMWPAYLPGSGMMLLEALRDTGGVLRLHLAPAGPVEARMLEDVVSRAEGWSDVAALERIGTPVRMRALVGAPGDRRLPGRLAVALHAAANGLLIRPAAQDPERLWEGDADLLRGRAVPEAMAAALTRLPIAGPKTVVMGVRCVQPVLSDVPLADETPETPEALEASETPKVPEAPARGLRLGTAITPEGGRSPVRIAPGLLTRHVHVVGATGTGKSTLLRAVGHGVLSAAAAGAVGGRGAASAGGGMMVLDPHGSTVNAIIAEAPEEALGRITLVRLDDTDHPVRLNPFRRRDAEKVLEDVMSVLYEIFDPRHEGIIGPRFERIFRQIMAAQRALLGDDATLTLVPAMLADRDSLQGLTRALAKTDPVLAREIRTELADNRSSDFSDILAWVSCKFDRLVRSRVMREVFGSGRETLDVAGIIDTGGILLVDLATPAVGEDTSRFVAMTLLMEAEMALTSRRRTGRGARGRHPGRGPAGRPEAECDPFLVVVDEVQRVQCDSLSRLLAEGRKFGAGVVLAHQHLGQLSPSMLGALEANAATLLAFRSSGVDAARAHDRLGTWTGGPLTRLPSLRAATTLASPHGQTQAFTLQVDHNERVAALIDDDEACDRIDAVEAARVRWNGFDRARPLNAEDLEKARKRLLQRASDGPAEEDKKGSGSSSSGTSFLDEWLANRRASGADGSASTAS from the coding sequence ATGACCGTCGACGCGCGCACCCGCGCCTCATCCCGCTGCTACCGGCTCGACCGCCTCGTGCGCGCCGACGAGCCCGCCGCTGTGTGCGCCGCGGTCTCCGGCCGCCTCCTCGGCGTCGTCGCCACGCTCGAGCCCGATGCCCGCCTCACCCTCACCATGAGCGCGCGGCGCCTGGGTGCCGTCACCATCCTGCTGCACGCCTCCGGCGTCGGCCCCGAGTTCGGCGACGACCTGGCCTGGTGCTGCCGAAGGATCCACGTGTGGGCCGAGGAGTCCGACCCCCCGCAGATCCCGCGTCCCGCCCGCCTCTACGAGATCGTCGCGGCGACCGAGGAGCGCGAGCGCTGGCCCGTGCGCGCCGACGCCGCACCCGACCCGGCCCCCGACCCGTGCGCCTCCGGCAGCCTGGCCACGCTGGACCCGCCCCCGACGACGCCGCACGGCATGTGGCCCGCCTACCTGCCCGGATCCGGCATGATGCTGCTGGAGGCCCTGCGCGACACCGGCGGGGTCCTGCGCCTCCACCTCGCCCCCGCCGGCCCGGTGGAGGCCCGGATGCTGGAGGACGTCGTCTCCCGCGCCGAGGGCTGGTCGGACGTCGCCGCGCTCGAGCGCATCGGCACCCCCGTGCGGATGCGGGCCCTGGTCGGCGCGCCCGGGGACCGGCGCCTGCCCGGGCGGCTCGCCGTCGCCCTCCACGCCGCCGCCAACGGCCTGCTCATCCGCCCCGCCGCCCAGGACCCCGAGCGTCTGTGGGAGGGCGACGCCGACCTGCTGCGCGGCCGGGCCGTGCCCGAGGCCATGGCCGCGGCCCTGACCCGCCTGCCGATCGCGGGCCCGAAGACCGTGGTCATGGGGGTGCGCTGCGTCCAGCCCGTGCTCTCCGACGTGCCGCTCGCCGACGAGACCCCCGAGACCCCCGAGGCCCTCGAGGCTTCCGAGACTCCCAAGGTCCCCGAGGCCCCCGCGAGGGGTCTGCGCCTGGGCACCGCGATCACGCCCGAGGGCGGGCGCTCCCCGGTCCGCATCGCCCCGGGACTGCTGACCCGCCACGTGCACGTTGTGGGCGCCACGGGCACCGGCAAGTCGACGCTCCTGCGCGCGGTGGGCCACGGCGTCCTGAGCGCGGCGGCCGCGGGCGCCGTCGGCGGGCGGGGCGCGGCGAGCGCCGGCGGCGGCATGATGGTGCTCGACCCGCACGGCAGCACCGTCAACGCCATAATCGCCGAGGCCCCCGAGGAGGCCCTGGGGCGCATTACCCTGGTCCGCCTGGACGACACCGACCACCCCGTCCGTCTCAACCCCTTCCGCAGGCGGGACGCGGAGAAGGTCCTCGAGGACGTCATGAGCGTGCTCTACGAGATCTTCGACCCCCGCCACGAGGGGATCATCGGCCCGCGTTTCGAACGGATCTTCAGGCAGATCATGGCCGCCCAGCGGGCCCTGCTGGGCGATGACGCCACCCTGACCCTGGTGCCCGCCATGCTCGCAGACCGGGACTCCCTGCAGGGCCTGACCCGCGCCTTGGCCAAGACGGACCCGGTCCTCGCGCGCGAGATCCGCACCGAGCTCGCCGACAACAGAAGCAGCGACTTCTCCGACATCCTGGCCTGGGTCTCGTGCAAATTCGACCGCCTCGTGCGCTCGAGGGTCATGCGCGAGGTGTTCGGCAGCGGGCGGGAGACGCTCGACGTGGCCGGGATCATTGACACCGGTGGGATCCTGCTGGTCGACCTGGCCACCCCGGCCGTGGGGGAGGACACCTCCCGCTTCGTGGCGATGACCCTGCTCATGGAGGCGGAGATGGCGCTGACCTCCCGACGGCGCACCGGGCGGGGCGCCCGCGGCCGGCACCCCGGGCGGGGCCCCGCCGGGCGCCCGGAGGCCGAGTGCGACCCCTTCCTCGTCGTCGTCGACGAGGTCCAGCGGGTCCAGTGCGACTCGCTGTCGCGCCTGCTCGCCGAGGGGCGCAAGTTCGGCGCCGGCGTCGTCCTGGCGCACCAGCATCTGGGCCAGCTCTCCCCCTCCATGCTCGGCGCCCTGGAGGCCAACGCCGCCACGCTGCTCGCCTTCCGCTCCTCGGGCGTGGACGCGGCGCGCGCGCACGACCGCCTGGGCACGTGGACGGGCGGTCCGCTCACGCGCCTGCCCTCCCTGCGCGCCGCCACGACGCTGGCCTCGCCGCACGGGCAGACGCAGGCCTTCACCCTGCAGGTGGATCACAATGAGCGGGTCGCCGCCCTCATCGACGACGACGAGGCCTGCGACCGGATCGACGCCGTCGAGGCGGCCCGGGTGCGCTGGAACGGTTTCGACCGGGCCCGCCCGTTGAACGCCGAGGACCTGGAGAAGGCCCGGAAGCGGCTCCTCCAGCGAGCCTCCGACGGCCCGGCGGAGGAGGACAAGAAGGGCTCGGGGTCCTCCTCCTCGGGAACCTCCTTCCTGGACGAGTGGCTCGCCAATCGCCGGGCGTCCGGTGCGGACGGGAGCGCGAGCACGGCCTCGTAG
- a CDS encoding tetratricopeptide repeat protein: MDGEDLGHRIQTLAQRAVALVNAGQNAQAVDLLRRVLELTRTVPSHSARDQIESALRWRLAVALQALGRDGEAESELRLGLAALSRAPYVQDIEHERVCTLITLAELLVQQVRLDEAEEVLRECRETISVPEDHVLRLAYLDAFAQWLNTSGRHAEAVAHLRRTVAHYRRIEGAEVNLCSSLERLVLAESAIGDIDAAVNHAREVVQIRERTGAPAVYVGSARVTLANVLMAAGRMQEFSEEVERAGEFLAGDPEQGIRAKFFLVRSYREAMACRFAQALRLSEKALETARGAIRRKPMLEAECLIDIGGGRSVQGDFGGAVAAFAEAKTILVDSGAPPMSVVICLVGAARAYSRAGLFPLAMAALDEAHGFLGPDARGRERVHFDSARAQTFLRWALDVGDPEQTASLCRLALAVAVPAIIRADEQRFQFESEGERSAWIGDLERGSLIDTAFLAAREIGDAAVISDLIATLRTVGTLDPAAGGAGGGGADGEAGRASEALSMIARASAIGVSGADGVVQDPEESGTREPEEPETRDPGLTAAPMLGSQSATGTVGVPRRPGPRLVLPFRRVGLDGYRESSGPRVAARVMYR; encoded by the coding sequence ATGGACGGCGAAGACCTCGGCCACAGGATTCAGACGCTGGCCCAGCGGGCCGTCGCCCTCGTCAACGCCGGCCAGAACGCGCAGGCGGTCGATCTCCTGCGCCGAGTTCTGGAGCTCACCCGGACCGTCCCCTCCCACTCGGCCCGCGATCAGATAGAGAGCGCCCTGCGCTGGCGCCTGGCCGTCGCGCTCCAGGCCCTGGGCCGCGACGGCGAGGCCGAGTCCGAACTGCGTCTGGGACTCGCCGCCCTCTCCCGCGCGCCCTACGTGCAGGACATCGAGCACGAGAGGGTCTGCACGCTCATCACTCTCGCCGAGCTGCTCGTCCAGCAGGTGCGCCTGGACGAGGCGGAGGAGGTCCTGCGCGAGTGCCGCGAGACGATCTCGGTGCCCGAGGACCACGTCCTGCGTCTGGCCTATCTCGACGCATTCGCCCAGTGGCTCAACACCTCCGGCCGCCACGCCGAGGCGGTCGCCCACCTGCGCCGCACGGTGGCGCACTACCGGCGGATCGAGGGGGCCGAGGTGAACCTGTGCTCCTCCCTGGAGCGGCTGGTGCTGGCGGAGTCCGCCATCGGCGACATCGACGCCGCCGTGAATCACGCCCGCGAGGTCGTCCAGATCCGCGAGAGGACCGGGGCTCCGGCCGTCTACGTGGGTTCGGCCAGGGTGACCCTGGCCAACGTCCTCATGGCCGCGGGCAGGATGCAGGAGTTCAGCGAGGAGGTCGAAAGGGCCGGGGAGTTCCTGGCGGGCGATCCCGAGCAGGGGATCCGGGCCAAGTTCTTCCTCGTCCGCTCTTACAGGGAGGCGATGGCGTGCCGCTTCGCCCAGGCGCTGCGCCTCAGCGAGAAGGCCCTCGAGACAGCCCGCGGCGCCATTCGGCGCAAACCCATGTTGGAGGCCGAGTGCCTCATCGATATCGGGGGCGGGCGTTCGGTCCAGGGCGACTTCGGGGGCGCCGTCGCCGCCTTCGCGGAGGCCAAGACCATTCTCGTGGACTCCGGCGCGCCGCCCATGAGCGTCGTCATCTGCCTGGTGGGCGCGGCCAGGGCCTACTCGAGGGCGGGGCTCTTCCCCCTGGCGATGGCGGCCCTCGACGAGGCCCACGGCTTCCTGGGCCCGGACGCCCGCGGGCGCGAGAGGGTGCACTTCGACTCCGCCCGGGCGCAGACCTTCCTGCGCTGGGCGCTCGACGTCGGCGACCCGGAGCAGACCGCCTCCCTGTGCCGGCTCGCCCTGGCGGTCGCCGTGCCCGCGATCATCCGGGCCGACGAGCAGCGCTTCCAGTTCGAGTCCGAGGGCGAGCGCTCTGCCTGGATCGGGGATTTGGAGCGCGGCTCCCTCATTGACACCGCCTTCCTCGCCGCCCGCGAGATCGGCGACGCCGCCGTCATCTCCGATCTCATCGCCACCCTCAGGACGGTGGGAACGCTGGACCCGGCGGCGGGCGGGGCGGGCGGCGGGGGAGCGGACGGGGAGGCGGGCCGCGCGTCGGAGGCGCTCAGCATGATCGCCCGGGCCTCCGCCATTGGCGTGTCCGGCGCGGACGGCGTCGTCCAGGACCCGGAGGAGTCCGGGACCCGGGAGCCCGAGGAGCCCGAAACTCGGGACCCGGGCCTGACGGCGGCCCCGATGCTCGGGTCCCAGAGCGCCACGGGGACCGTCGGAGTCCCGCGCCGCCCGGGCCCCCGCCTGGTCCTCCCCTTCCGCCGGGTGGGGCTGGACGGATACCGGGAATCGTCCGGGCCCCGCGTCGCCGCGCGGGTGATGTACCGGTGA